The genomic window ctctatcttctctagcACCTGGCATAGTACATTGTACCGAACATTCTATACACAATACATAAAATATTCTTAATCAGTTTATTTACTTGCCATTTAccattttcaaattttatgtttttgctttctctgtACAAGTTTGTTTTTTGGTATAAGAAACTTGTTTCATACAATATCTAAAAgatagatatttaacaaaatagtaATTAACAAAAGTGTTCTATTCATGTACGtacctccttttttcttcaatgaattttaagaaacattttattgaaacttattaagtgcttgtttccttccttcctggagCACTGGAGCTGTGAGTTCCCCCTCTTTGCAGCTCCTCTTACTTTGGACCCTATGTTCTTCCCGttatagaaagatagaaagaatggTGTTTAGCCTGGTGAGAAACAACCTAAAGTGTGGGTCAGTCTGGgtgcaaagaattttttaaagaggaataACAGAGGGTAAACTTGTGAGCTTTCTCCTCTAGCTACTTAGATACGTTAAGAGATCTGGACTGGTTATGTTCTCAAAGACCTATACGCCCAATACTGCTGGGGAATCAATTTCTCAGTTAGTActcaaatgattttttatttcatagtttttagttttatttcccTACCTAAATCTGCCAATTATTTGAGGACCCAGTCTAAGTATAAGGACTAAGTTTCaacctcataaaagaaaaattcttgttCATGAAGTCATTGATAAAATTCCAGTaggaatgaacaaataaagattgtgacaattatttttctatttaatgaaTTACTGCTactatcattttctttaatgaggtACTTGGAGCtgatatgtaaaaaaatttcttctctaAGTATTATTTTGGAAAAAGGAGAGTAATTTCCTACATAAAGATAAACTATTATATATAAATCTTTTCTACATCTTTCAAACTTATGAATTGAGCTGTtctgttcattcatttatcaGATAGATTCTGCCTATTTTGTATTGCATTAAGAATTCAGGATAGggtaatatctatctatattagtCTTTTCCTGGCAGGCCAAGGCCTCCTGTTCATCATCAGAGAACATTTATTTGTACCTGTAGAGTGCTCCATGGATATACCAATGGCAAACTCCATACCAGGttaaatgattaagaaataccaatgcacatagtaggtgctcaataaatatttgttgattgaaaagTAACACAGTCAATTCTATTTTGGCCCAATATGTACATTTAGTGTCCTTTTAAAATTCTGCAACATCTAAACAATGTTGTCTGTATTGATACCGATTTCTTGGTCTaccaataaattttaatttttttttagtattagaATTCATCATCTGATTCTGCATCCCAACTACAAGATTGTAGCTGCTCATCCTGTGGGAATTCTATTTCAATGTCATAGACAAAATCTGGGTCATCcttctttttctgattctttttaaagAGTTCATCCATGATGCTCTTCCTTTTTGCAAGTTCTTTATCATCTAGTTTGTTCAGATCTTCTTCAGGATCAATGGTTGTTTCCTGTTGAATTTGTTCCATAGTTTGGTCCAAGGTTTGCCCCCTtagaaaaccttttaaaaaagtgaataattTCTCCAACTGCTGCAGAGACACTCCCTCAAGGTAGAGTTTGTGTCTTGGATTATACTTTAGCTGTTCAGCAGCTCTACTACAatctggaaaaatggaaaagttatGTACATTGTCAgttatggagaaaagaaaaaaaaatcttaacaactTATGATGGCCCTAGCTAAGAGGTATCAGTGCAGCATTCACATATATTCTCTGAATCACTTCAAACCAATTAATGAGCAAATCAAAACATtatccatgatgtcattggtcctcttcaaaaacaaagcatGAACGATAACAATACATACACACTCATGAGTATTTCATGGGTGCCATTGTGCCCATATCCATGTTTGGGGTCTATTGACTCCTTTGGGAATCTCAATGCATTTTAACTTGAAGAACACAACTTTGTCAATAAAATATCTTCATATTCATTATATCTCCCAAAATGGAAGGATGCAGGATCCATAACCTATCTAACATGAACAACAACCTAAAAAGGAACATTGGGCTCTGCCTGGACCTGGAATCTCTTCTGTATTCATTTAACATAGAATTGGCCCTAAGAAGCCATACCTGCTTCTTCTCATATCCTTTAAACATGACCCACAATGGTAGTGGTGCTCGGGACTGGCACATTTCAGGTACCAATCATCTCTAAGGAAAAGACATGAATGATGTGCTCATTCTTTCCATATAGAAATCACTGAATGCATCCGCAGGACTGTTCCTACTCACAAGTACGGTAGGTAGCTGTGGTCGACAACAgggttttaaaaactttttctactcacaacccctttttgcctgagaaatttttatgtgaccccatgtACGTAGATATACAAATAGGTGTGCAGATCAGACATgtactgataataaaccataattctGAAACCCCCACATTTACGATCCTATATATGGGGTTGTGAACCACAGCTTAAGCTGGGGTCTACAGGATAGCAACCCTTATCTGTCTTATTTCACTTCCAATTTTTTCTACTTAGAGAGAGGCAGGCTGATgaacagcaaacatttattaagcacttactgtgtctaagcattatgctaagcacttgggaagaaaaatacaGTCATCATATAAATTTTTAGGGGGTAATTTTTCCCTATGCTTTGAACTAATACCAGCTAAAATGAGTACTTAGTCCCAGCCTTCTAAATGACTCAGTTTCATCATATCTAATCTTCCTGTGAGGAAGTTGGATGATCACTAGCAGGGAACCTCGCAAAAGAGATTCATGATATAGGTGTCTTTTGAACTAGAGGACCGTGTGATCCCTTTCAGCTCACAAGAGACTATTACAGCAGAAGCGAGTTAAGATAGGTAAGATAGAACACCTGTACCTGAAAACTTGGAAAAGTTCCGGATTGGCATGATACGCTGGCGAAATTTGTCCTGGGCCTCCCCTTGATAGATCAAGATAATGGCTGGAGGTTGGAATCTAATTCCACATTTCTTGGCAGTGTACATCATTCTAATTCACAGCTGCTGGACAAATCAGAAGAAATCTGATGGAAGCATTCTATTTAGTTGCATAATGACTCCCTgacaaaggaaaaggagaaaatttcaatagcatttttttttggtagtataaatttttttttttatattttaatagtttttatttaccagctatatgcatggataattttacaacattgacaaatgccaaacccttttgttctaattttttccctctccccgccatggcaggttgaccaatacatgttaaatatgctaaagtataaattaaatacaatatatgtatacatgtccaaacagttgtttttctgtacaaaaagaatcggactttgaactagtgtacaattagcctgtgaaggaaatccaaaatgcaggaggacaaaattagagggattggaaattctacatagtggttcatagtcatctcccagagtcctttcgctgggtgtagctggttaagTTCATTAGTGCTCTACAATAGCATTTTCTATTGAAGGGTTTGATATTCCTCATTTTTCTACACCTCCCATTCAGTAGGTCAGTTCTAGGGCTGTATGATATTGAAGAAAATGACTTCCTGGTCCAGTCCAGAAAATTTTGGGGGCACATGTTAGCTCAAGCACAGGTATAGGTTTGTTAGAGAATTCTTGGCGCATTATCTATCAGCCctaaattggatttgaattcctaGATCAACTCAAGGACTTCTCTCACCTCACAGAGGCGCAGTTACAGtgattcattcagcaaatatcgAGAGAGGCAGTGTGCTTTTAAGGGGAATTCAAGTCTTACGTGTGATCACAGACAAGCCATAAACCCTGTTCTGTAAAACGAAGCTAACATAGCCTCATAGGGATGTTTGTTAACCCCAAATACAATGTTAGCTGTCCAGGCGCGCTGGGTCAGAGGCTCCTCTGTGTCCAGTCGCACGGGGCTGAGATAAATGTCGGCCACCGCTTAGGTATGCTAGGATGGTCATCCCCACCTATCTAGTAGGAAAGCCAGGATGGCCAGTCCCCTCTGTCCGTCAAGGACTAGCTCTAGAGGGCCGGCCCCAACTGTCCAGCTGCGTCCCATGGCGGAGGCCCGCATGTCCGGGAGGGCCGGGAAGACCCTCCCCATGTGTGCCCCGGGCTGCGGGTCCAGCCCTTTCCAGGAGCCCCAGCCCGCCCAACTCCACGAGGAAGGCCCGTGCCTGGAGAGGGAGAGGTAGAGCGGGCACGGAGAGCGGCCAAGTCGGGCTCAGCCTCCCGTTAGCACGGGTACTGAAGGGGCTGGGGGTAGGGTCCTGGCCGGGAGCTACCTGGGTCTTCCAGGAGGAGGTGAAAGAGGTTACAGCAACTGGCCCGGTCCGGCTACGGCTCCAGGCCGCAGAGCCATCACCACGGGAACAGCGGCCGGGCTACGTCACCTATGGCCCCGCCCCGGCTCACTGAGGAGGCGAGTCCAAGGAgggaggggcggggcggggcttaaaggggaaagggagaggaggagctcagaggggaggaggagaaagggcgGGGCACAGAAGAGAccgggaaggaggggaggagaaactGGAGTACTGTTGGATCCAGAACACTTGTTTATAATGCTCTGGAAGTTATTCAGGCTTACTTCCTCACAGCAGCCCCGTGAAATAATGTAAGCATCATTACCTACCATTTTACGGGAAACAGGCCACTGCCCTCTCCTTCCTGCCCACAAGTTCAGCACTGTTCCGCCACACCTCAGTCGCTCCTCTCGGGATGGGGGGCGGGGCGGCAAGAACCTGGACTTGAGGGTCCTTAAAGGTCATCTGGCCTAACCTTTTTACAT from Sminthopsis crassicaudata isolate SCR6 chromosome 3, ASM4859323v1, whole genome shotgun sequence includes these protein-coding regions:
- the CEP19 gene encoding centrosomal protein of 19 kDa; this encodes MMYTAKKCGIRFQPPAIILIYQGEAQDKFRQRIMPIRNFSKFSDCSRAAEQLKYNPRHKLYLEGVSLQQLEKLFTFLKGFLRGQTLDQTMEQIQQETTIDPEEDLNKLDDKELAKRKSIMDELFKKNQKKKDDPDFVYDIEIEFPQDEQLQSCSWDAESDDEF